One stretch of Actinacidiphila sp. DG2A-62 DNA includes these proteins:
- a CDS encoding tyrosine-type recombinase/integrase, with protein sequence MAALDPEAAMFAAMLTGWEQQQRSRLLTKKTISDRVSLVRRFAEFTGTYPWDWAPEDVEAYFSARLSRGELVWSTVRGQQGDLEMFCAFITDARYGWAAACSEEFGRFPVQVCHDWNTAAHVVEYEGRPGRRALTFDELQMLFDAADDRVEETRRKRRKGVLAAWRDAILLKQVYAYGTRRRETVMLDLADLRRNPRAPQYGRVGAVEVRFGKASRGSPPKRRTVLTVPEVEWIVPLIEEWAAEVRPGFSPGRHPALWVTERCGRIGVRRLDEVFASVRERAGLPGELDLHCLRHTYITHLVEFGYPERFVQQQVGHAYGSTTALYTWVSDEYRNRLIESALRRRLEPGSKEEGVLSW encoded by the coding sequence GTGGCCGCGTTGGATCCTGAGGCGGCGATGTTCGCCGCGATGCTGACCGGGTGGGAACAGCAGCAGCGCAGTCGGCTGCTGACGAAGAAGACGATCAGTGACCGGGTCAGTCTGGTACGTCGGTTCGCCGAGTTCACCGGCACCTACCCCTGGGACTGGGCCCCCGAAGACGTCGAGGCGTACTTCTCCGCCAGGCTCTCGCGCGGCGAGCTGGTGTGGTCGACGGTGCGGGGGCAGCAGGGCGACTTGGAGATGTTCTGCGCGTTCATCACCGACGCGCGGTACGGCTGGGCGGCGGCCTGCTCGGAGGAGTTCGGCCGGTTCCCGGTTCAGGTGTGTCACGACTGGAACACCGCGGCTCACGTCGTGGAGTACGAGGGCCGGCCCGGACGGCGGGCGCTGACGTTCGACGAGCTTCAGATGTTGTTTGATGCCGCCGACGATCGGGTTGAGGAGACCCGCCGGAAGCGGCGCAAGGGGGTGCTCGCGGCGTGGCGGGACGCGATCCTCCTCAAGCAGGTCTACGCCTACGGGACGCGGCGCCGGGAGACGGTGATGCTGGATCTGGCCGACCTGCGGCGGAATCCGCGTGCGCCGCAGTACGGGCGGGTGGGTGCGGTGGAGGTGCGGTTCGGGAAGGCGTCGCGGGGGAGTCCGCCGAAGCGGCGGACGGTGCTGACGGTTCCGGAGGTCGAGTGGATCGTCCCCCTCATCGAGGAATGGGCGGCCGAGGTGAGGCCCGGCTTCTCTCCGGGCCGGCATCCGGCACTGTGGGTGACGGAGCGGTGTGGTCGGATCGGGGTGCGCCGCCTGGACGAGGTGTTCGCTTCGGTGCGCGAGCGTGCCGGGCTGCCGGGCGAGCTGGACCTGCACTGCCTGCGGCACACCTACATCACGCACCTCGTCGAGTTCGGCTATCCGGAGCGGTTCGTGCAGCAGCAGGTCGGACACGCCTACGGCTCGACGACAGCCTTGTACACGTGGGTGTCTGACGAGTACCGCAACCG
- a CDS encoding YrhB domain-containing protein produces MEQALEAAAVFLEQNCGGWDPNTMRLQPERARIENGHVFVPWNARAFLDEGQHGKALLGNMPVLVDPVTGACRFMTLEEVMTQLRIADA; encoded by the coding sequence ATGGAGCAAGCGCTGGAAGCAGCCGCGGTGTTCTTGGAGCAGAACTGCGGCGGCTGGGATCCGAACACGATGCGACTTCAACCGGAGAGGGCTCGCATCGAGAACGGCCACGTCTTCGTACCGTGGAACGCTCGGGCGTTCCTGGACGAAGGCCAGCACGGCAAGGCACTCCTCGGGAATATGCCGGTCCTCGTGGACCCCGTCACGGGCGCATGCCGATTCATGACCCTCGAAGAGGTGATGACTCAGCTGAGGATCGCAGACGCATGA
- a CDS encoding toxin glutamine deamidase domain-containing protein translates to MINPDNGYSNCVLCTLAGDDLIAGRPVKPAPGGVGPYDRDYLEAATGRTFVKEAGRLSQVVKDVLGWGSGGRGFIAVWPQDGVGHVFNVVNVDGSVVFLDYQLGKAKPTGWARYEIMRTD, encoded by the coding sequence TTGATCAACCCGGACAACGGGTACTCCAACTGCGTTCTGTGCACCCTCGCAGGGGACGACCTGATCGCTGGTAGGCCTGTGAAACCGGCACCAGGTGGAGTCGGCCCCTACGACCGTGACTATCTGGAAGCTGCCACAGGCCGAACCTTCGTCAAAGAGGCAGGGCGCCTCAGCCAGGTGGTGAAGGATGTCCTCGGCTGGGGCTCTGGTGGCCGGGGTTTCATTGCAGTGTGGCCACAGGATGGTGTAGGCCACGTCTTCAATGTGGTCAACGTGGATGGCAGTGTTGTCTTCCTCGACTACCAGCTCGGGAAAGCCAAGCCGACCGGCTGGGCAAGGTACGAGATCATGAGGACGGACTGA
- a CDS encoding RHS repeat domain-containing protein, producing MNIIGGDFNGDGKNDLMVQDTSAASGHLYFYPGNGTGTFGTRTDLGANYGGLRLTAIDFNNDHKLDLLAIYPGNDHLYFYPGTGTGTLGTRTDLGVGWTNFQLTAGDFTGDGKDDFAADDTTNHKVYVYPGTGSGTFSARIPQADTWTSYGIPVAGRFDYGSGLGIAATDSSSHVRTWSGDGAGHFSGALTATTAYTGSRTLYSYDDDGNTRTQSGPAGTAVYRYDPAADLTATILPTGNGYTEKRSYDNDGRLTEISSTKGSTTFADWQLTLDEAGQLQRVDVNRSGKPASHQYYTYDSAGLLLTDCTSATLAAQCPAADATAGTTYTYDGVGNRTTATTAGTLTTYTYDAADQLSNALTGNKTTSYTYDKNGNQTGDGTNTFTYDATSHLSSLTTPSATYTYGYDAEGNRTSASKAGTGLLRNTIWDPNYDLPQVAAEYGASGSLIAAYQYNPLEQIQSQTTSAAAPFYYHHDQLGSVTDITDTAGALQTSYSYTAYGALTQTDTATNPPTNRFTYTGQYKEPTTNAAGYDLRARNYDPTTGRFTSTDPIQLRPSDPYTSAYSYAGNSPTNGIDPSGQNWLDPITSRLQAIGSGLKESAELPFTFVGDLADAVSGRNGGAGNFLDTYFPIRPAYRLYRAAEMLHNQGCDQLADQYDAAGDQLTQQLAVTVLGGFKGGWSRYISRRRRDPARCR from the coding sequence ATGAACATCATCGGCGGCGACTTCAACGGCGACGGCAAGAACGACCTCATGGTGCAGGACACCAGCGCCGCCAGCGGCCATCTGTACTTTTACCCGGGCAACGGCACCGGCACGTTCGGCACCCGCACCGACCTCGGCGCCAACTATGGCGGCCTGCGTCTGACTGCGATCGACTTCAACAACGACCACAAGCTCGACCTGCTGGCGATCTACCCAGGCAACGACCACCTGTACTTCTATCCCGGCACTGGTACCGGCACCCTAGGCACCCGCACCGACCTCGGCGTCGGCTGGACCAACTTCCAGCTCACTGCCGGGGACTTCACCGGTGACGGCAAGGACGACTTCGCCGCCGACGACACCACCAACCACAAGGTGTACGTCTACCCCGGCACCGGTTCCGGCACCTTCTCCGCTCGTATCCCCCAGGCCGACACCTGGACGTCCTACGGGATACCGGTGGCCGGCCGGTTCGACTACGGCTCCGGCCTGGGCATCGCCGCCACCGACTCCAGCTCCCACGTGCGGACCTGGAGTGGCGACGGCGCCGGGCACTTCAGCGGCGCCCTGACCGCGACCACCGCGTACACCGGCAGCCGCACCCTCTACAGCTACGACGACGACGGCAACACCCGTACCCAGTCCGGGCCTGCCGGCACCGCCGTCTACCGCTACGACCCCGCAGCGGACCTGACCGCCACGATCCTGCCCACCGGCAACGGCTACACCGAGAAACGCTCCTACGACAACGACGGCCGCCTCACCGAGATCAGCAGCACCAAGGGCAGCACCACCTTCGCAGACTGGCAGCTCACCCTCGACGAAGCCGGCCAGCTGCAGCGCGTCGACGTCAACCGTTCCGGTAAGCCTGCCAGCCACCAGTACTACACCTACGACTCCGCAGGCCTGCTCCTGACCGACTGCACCTCGGCCACCCTGGCCGCGCAGTGCCCCGCCGCAGACGCCACCGCCGGCACCACCTACACCTACGACGGCGTCGGCAACCGCACCACCGCCACCACCGCTGGCACTCTCACCACCTACACCTACGACGCTGCCGACCAGCTCAGCAACGCCCTAACCGGCAACAAGACCACCAGCTACACCTACGACAAGAACGGCAACCAGACCGGCGACGGCACCAACACCTTCACCTACGACGCCACCAGCCACCTGTCGTCGCTCACCACGCCAAGCGCCACCTACACCTACGGCTACGACGCTGAAGGCAACCGCACCAGCGCCTCCAAAGCCGGCACCGGCCTGCTCCGCAACACCATCTGGGACCCCAACTACGACCTCCCCCAGGTCGCCGCGGAATACGGCGCCAGCGGCAGCCTCATCGCCGCCTACCAGTACAACCCGCTGGAACAGATCCAGTCCCAGACCACCAGCGCCGCCGCGCCCTTCTACTACCACCACGACCAGCTCGGCTCCGTCACCGACATCACCGACACCGCCGGAGCCCTGCAGACCAGCTACAGCTACACCGCCTACGGCGCACTCACCCAAACAGACACCGCCACCAACCCGCCCACCAACCGCTTCACCTACACCGGGCAGTACAAAGAACCCACCACCAACGCCGCCGGCTACGACCTGCGCGCCCGCAATTACGACCCCACCACCGGCCGCTTCACCAGCACCGACCCCATCCAGCTCCGCCCAAGCGACCCCTACACCTCCGCCTACTCCTACGCCGGAAACAGCCCCACCAATGGCATCGATCCCTCCGGCCAGAACTGGCTCGACCCGATCACCAGCCGCCTCCAGGCCATCGGCAGCGGCCTGAAAGAAAGCGCCGAACTCCCCTTCACCTTCGTCGGAGACCTCGCCGACGCCGTCTCCGGCCGCAACGGCGGCGCCGGAAACTTCCTCGACACCTACTTCCCCATCCGCCCCGCCTACCGCCTCTACCGGGCAGCCGAAATGCTCCACAACCAAGGCTGCGACCAACTCGCCGACCAGTACGACGCCGCAGGCGACCAACTCACCCAGCAGTTGGCTGTCACAGTGCTAGGTGGATTCAAGGGGGGGTGGAGTAGGTACATCTCTCGCAGAAGACGAGATCCGGCTCGGTGCCGCTGA
- a CDS encoding transposase, with amino-acid sequence MRRLLAVRTAGGLTAGHVRVAADALGVTERTVWRWLAAAGRDEAAAARPGARAREDTRFTVTPEVRCLLALWKGNVRAVHRELVARAARQSPPGYVPSLTTLHRALRRDLDAGERAGLALGPEAARAHDVFGKRPASWRNHAWESDHVQAPLLVDADGDLVRPWITWFIDTATKVITGTAVTPGHPSRASVLAALRAAVVREEPYGPAGGVPEQVRVDRGKDFLSTAVTTALGAMGVTVKDLPAYSPHLKGTVENLNRAADRMLFAALPGYTAGPTARRGSGRRGRTAGSEKPASTLSFQDFTEQVLTWTNWWNTAHHPKALSGRTPLEAWQADPTPVTDIPAADLWAFTLEDDGRPRKLTGHGVHWRGRTYSAAWMTGQAGIRVQVRYMPHHDHRIEVFDPVTGRYLGSADLADQATAEQISAVRKVRAARTRRLRKDLEASQRERYAAATKPAPPRRLGALSAAEADRELGEAAESDLSKLALPDLIPHAPPPAHWRTPPAVAAGTAPLPPVSAPDDVPPDAPPHAVPEPDTHPAGDA; translated from the coding sequence GTGCGGCGGCTGCTTGCTGTGCGGACGGCCGGAGGGCTGACGGCCGGCCATGTGCGGGTGGCCGCGGACGCGCTGGGGGTGACGGAGCGCACCGTGTGGCGGTGGCTGGCCGCCGCCGGGCGCGACGAGGCCGCGGCCGCGCGGCCTGGTGCCCGGGCCCGGGAGGATACGAGGTTCACGGTCACGCCTGAGGTGCGCTGCCTGCTGGCGTTGTGGAAGGGGAACGTGCGGGCGGTTCATCGTGAGCTGGTCGCGCGGGCTGCTCGGCAGTCTCCGCCGGGATACGTGCCGTCGTTGACGACGCTGCACCGGGCGCTGCGCCGGGATCTGGATGCGGGGGAGCGCGCCGGTCTCGCTCTCGGGCCGGAGGCGGCACGGGCCCACGACGTGTTCGGCAAGCGGCCGGCGTCGTGGCGCAACCACGCCTGGGAGAGCGACCACGTCCAGGCCCCGCTGCTGGTCGACGCCGACGGCGACCTGGTGCGTCCGTGGATCACCTGGTTCATCGACACTGCCACCAAGGTCATCACCGGTACCGCCGTCACCCCGGGCCATCCCTCCCGCGCGTCGGTACTGGCGGCCTTGCGCGCTGCCGTGGTGCGGGAGGAGCCCTACGGCCCGGCCGGGGGAGTGCCGGAACAGGTGAGGGTGGACCGGGGCAAGGACTTTCTGTCCACCGCCGTCACCACCGCGCTCGGCGCGATGGGCGTGACCGTCAAGGACCTGCCCGCCTACAGCCCCCACTTGAAGGGCACGGTGGAGAACCTCAACCGGGCCGCAGACCGCATGCTGTTCGCCGCCCTGCCCGGCTACACCGCCGGCCCCACCGCGCGCCGCGGTTCCGGCAGACGCGGACGCACCGCCGGTTCCGAAAAGCCAGCATCCACCCTGTCGTTCCAGGATTTCACCGAGCAGGTCCTGACCTGGACGAACTGGTGGAACACCGCGCATCATCCGAAAGCCCTGTCAGGCCGTACACCGCTGGAGGCGTGGCAGGCCGATCCGACCCCTGTCACCGACATCCCCGCAGCCGACCTGTGGGCCTTCACCCTCGAAGACGACGGCCGGCCCCGGAAACTGACCGGCCACGGCGTGCACTGGCGCGGCCGCACCTACAGCGCCGCGTGGATGACCGGCCAGGCCGGCATCCGGGTGCAGGTGCGGTACATGCCCCACCACGACCACCGCATCGAGGTCTTCGACCCCGTCACCGGCCGCTACCTGGGTTCTGCGGACCTGGCCGACCAGGCCACCGCAGAGCAGATCAGTGCCGTACGCAAAGTGCGGGCCGCGCGCACCCGCCGCCTGAGGAAGGATCTCGAGGCATCCCAGCGCGAGCGCTACGCCGCCGCCACGAAGCCCGCCCCGCCCCGCCGCCTGGGCGCGCTCAGCGCCGCTGAGGCCGACCGCGAGCTCGGCGAGGCCGCCGAGTCGGACCTGTCGAAGCTGGCGCTGCCCGATCTGATCCCGCACGCCCCGCCGCCGGCGCACTGGCGCACCCCGCCCGCCGTCGCGGCCGGCACTGCCCCGCTCCCGCCCGTCTCCGCTCCAGACGATGTCCCGCCGGACGCTCCGCCACACGCAGTGCCGGAGCCGGACACGCACCCGGCAGGAGATGCCTGA
- a CDS encoding ATP-binding protein, with amino-acid sequence MTAATYQYVDLPDAAVVTTRALLTARENITDTVAARAMMCIHGGAGFGKTLAVNICLHELEPAEDVRRVTFRARPTARAVRYELFTALDLPGEPPRHPSEFDRLLKNALAEHPRTFLVDEAQWLNGEAFEYFRYLWDEPATRFAVVFVGGEGCHTVLRREPMLSSRVFIWQHFTRLTPEEVQQVIPLFHPVWAGADPDDIAFADSHAAHGNFRAWAQLTAHTRTALARTGRTTPDRELLRWAFSRLA; translated from the coding sequence ATGACCGCTGCCACCTACCAGTACGTCGACCTGCCCGACGCCGCCGTGGTCACCACCCGGGCACTGCTCACCGCGCGGGAGAACATCACCGACACCGTCGCCGCACGCGCCATGATGTGCATTCACGGCGGTGCCGGCTTCGGCAAGACCCTCGCGGTCAACATCTGCCTGCACGAACTCGAACCCGCAGAAGACGTCCGCCGGGTCACCTTCCGGGCCCGCCCCACGGCCCGCGCGGTGCGCTACGAACTGTTCACCGCGCTGGACCTGCCCGGCGAGCCGCCCCGCCACCCCAGCGAGTTCGACCGCCTGCTGAAGAACGCCCTGGCCGAGCATCCTCGCACCTTCTTGGTGGACGAGGCCCAGTGGCTCAACGGGGAGGCGTTCGAGTACTTCCGCTACCTGTGGGACGAGCCCGCCACCCGCTTCGCGGTCGTCTTCGTCGGCGGCGAGGGCTGCCACACGGTGCTGCGCCGCGAACCGATGCTCTCCTCGCGGGTCTTCATCTGGCAGCACTTCACCCGCCTCACCCCCGAAGAGGTCCAGCAGGTCATCCCCCTGTTCCATCCCGTATGGGCCGGCGCCGATCCCGACGACATCGCCTTCGCCGACAGCCACGCCGCGCACGGAAACTTCCGCGCCTGGGCCCAGCTGACCGCTCACACCCGCACCGCGCTCGCCCGCACCGGCCGCACCACACCTGACCGGGAACTCCTGCGCTGGGCCTTCAGCCGCCTCGCATGA
- the tpg gene encoding telomere-protecting terminal protein Tpg produces the protein MGEINDGLERALRTRPLPGSVTARLGFLLRLEKGSTKRLAGVLGVSQRTVQRWVTPGPGRRPPGAVQRRVIEDVVRARWQPRIRERLRVRAEERGLSVHARARFGFASAAGSSDDPRLRLITQHLSGAVARELFAARDAGASEAQQMVILARALGHAYFRDGETRAHGLRVAFCDVEFADFAVG, from the coding sequence TTGGGTGAGATCAATGACGGTCTGGAGCGGGCTTTGCGTACCCGGCCGCTGCCGGGCAGTGTCACAGCCCGGCTGGGCTTCCTGCTCAGGTTGGAGAAGGGCTCCACGAAGAGGCTGGCGGGGGTTCTGGGGGTCTCGCAGCGGACCGTGCAGCGGTGGGTCACGCCTGGCCCGGGGCGGCGCCCGCCAGGCGCGGTACAGAGGCGCGTGATCGAGGACGTCGTCCGGGCGCGGTGGCAGCCCCGGATTCGCGAGCGGTTGCGGGTGCGGGCCGAGGAGCGCGGCTTGTCCGTGCACGCCCGGGCCCGGTTCGGGTTCGCCTCCGCGGCCGGTTCCTCCGACGACCCCCGCCTGCGGCTGATCACCCAGCACCTGTCCGGTGCGGTCGCGCGGGAGCTGTTCGCCGCCCGGGACGCCGGCGCCAGTGAGGCGCAGCAGATGGTCATCCTGGCCCGGGCACTGGGGCACGCCTACTTCCGCGACGGTGAGACGCGGGCCCACGGGCTTCGAGTGGCCTTCTGCGACGTGGAGTTCGCCGACTTCGCCGTCGGCTGA
- a CDS encoding IS5 family transposase (programmed frameshift) yields MSLTDAQWARIEPLLPDRTPRRGGRWRDHRQVIDAIAYKYRTGTPWADLPGHFGSWKGAHNRLRMWAADGTWEKVFTALLAQADAEGDLEWVVAVDSTVVRAHQHAAGARQKGLPAGEPDDHALGRSRGGLTTKIHLAADGRCRPLAFVLTPGQAGDAPAFGQVMARLRVPRRTGRPRITPDAVLADKAYSSRAIRLHLRQRKIRAVIPQPADQAANRKRRGSRGGRPPAFDRRAYKQRNTVERCINKLKQWRGLATRYDKTATIYLAGLHLAAILIWSAR; encoded by the exons GTGTCGTTGACCGACGCCCAGTGGGCGCGTATCGAGCCGTTGCTGCCGGATCGGACCCCTCGGCGGGGTGGGCGTTGGCGTGATCACCGGCAGGTGATCGATGCGATCGCCTACAAGTACCGCACCGGCACGCCGTGGGCGGACCTGCCCGGGCATTTCGGGTCGTGGAAGGGCGCCCACAACCGGCTGCGGATGTGGGCGGCCGACGGCACCTGGGAGAAGGTCTTCACCGCCCTGCTCGCGCAGGCCGACGCCGAAGGCGACCTCGAATGGGTCGTCGCGGTCGATTCCACCGTCGTCCGCGCTCATCAGCACGCCGCCGGGGCCCGTCAAAAGGGGCTCC CGGCAGGCGAGCCGGACGACCATGCCCTCGGACGGTCCCGCGGCGGGCTGACCACCAAGATCCACCTCGCCGCGGACGGCCGGTGCCGGCCACTCGCATTCGTGCTCACGCCGGGCCAGGCAGGCGACGCCCCCGCGTTCGGGCAGGTCATGGCCCGGTTACGGGTGCCCAGACGGACCGGCCGCCCCAGAATCACACCGGACGCAGTCCTGGCCGACAAGGCTTACTCGTCCCGGGCGATCCGCCTCCACCTGCGGCAGCGGAAGATCCGGGCGGTGATCCCGCAGCCCGCCGACCAGGCGGCGAACCGCAAGCGGCGCGGCAGTCGCGGCGGCCGCCCGCCGGCCTTCGACCGCCGGGCATACAAGCAGCGCAACACCGTCGAGCGGTGCATCAACAAGCTCAAGCAATGGCGCGGCCTGGCCACCCGCTACGACAAGACCGCAACCATCTACCTCGCCGGACTCCACCTCGCCGCCATCCTCATCTGGTCAGCACGATGA